One genomic segment of bacterium includes these proteins:
- a CDS encoding response regulator, with the protein MLKYLFAFVFINQLIISSVVCEVFAQKESIVFEHYSIAQGMYETNISSMIQDDTGFLWFGTHSGLEKFDGHNFTNYKNDPDDTNSIDNAIVNTLYEDSEGYIWLGTRNGLDKFNYKTGSFAHYQPNPDEPKSKLTNNVVSIYEDDDNNMLWIGALDGLHKFNKLSGRFIKVPLDDNISNYSNNQFINVIFKDISGFFWFGTSNGLYRLNKTSEKFEHFWCDSMDGSFSSDYYVNTVFEDKAGFFWLGTQNGLVKFDPKTFSSIRYLNGEGNSIKSICEDEYGTLWIGTSEKGLYTFDKVKLIISRYTHNAEERSSISSNLITSVYRERSGTIWVTTFIGGVNKINRVKMPFKKYPVEGVTQIIKGSKDKIWISTTEGWKIFYPKDEKIISYSFGSDYLVEEEKSGDLWIGKSSGGIYKRDANGRITNFYSSSPKEFTKPISCFLKDSEGRIWLGTKKGEGGIYKIEPDQNRVIKVLQLNGNIKDLYMDDLGVLWIATFERGLFCFDPVKNIITKNYSSHSQNLYRTKGRTYFEIVPDKRDLLWIATEKGLCKYDRLKDSLTYYTEKDGLPHELIFSMLIDSNGDLWLITMKTISKFDTKTNKFQNYDVSYGVPENGLSYIYGCKTENGEMYFGYPAGIIRFHPDSIKINPYIPPVVITAVKKLDKSVPIEEEIQLSYDENFLSFEFVALSYLSQERNQYAYMMEGIDTGWVYSGNRKFASYPNLPPGEYIFRVKGSNNDGVWNEAGTSIAIFISPPWWRTWWAYSFYAFCFIFSLYALRRYEMNRISYKNQVKVNQAVLDEKEETEKMKSRFFANISHEFRTPLTLILGPAEKINSNVSTNVVKDAKTIKRNAQRLLQLVNQLLDLSRLEAGKYKLKASKGNIASFVKGITLSFESLSESKAITLKLQTEKDHIELYFDKEKMIKILSNILSNAFKFTPEEGKITVSLRECHSELGSESLSVNKMLNQVQHDNTKAFVEIKIKDTGIGIPQEDIPKLFDRFYQVDSSLTKEYEGTGIGLALTKELVELHHGSISVESKIGEWTEFTINFPAGRDHLKDEEIIEEIEIKTDVILNPDEIGMKNLTLQNPTVTNKKEDSLRVTQNDGEDKTIILIVEDNYDMREYIKDSLDPGYQIEEAINGEQGVSKAEKIIPDLIISDMMMPKMDGHELTRILKNNEKTSHIPIILLTAKSGQENKIEGLETGADDYLTKPFDLKELRIRVKNLIAIRIKLQEKYAKLETYPQGIENKKLSSIDEEFMRRVITVIENHLSDEDFSTEEFGEELGMSRMQVHRKLKALTGKSAIQYIKTFKLDKARKMIKEKSGNISEIAYSLGFGSPAYFTKCFKEEFGYPPSEISE; encoded by the coding sequence TTGCTTAAGTATTTATTTGCTTTTGTATTTATCAATCAATTAATAATCTCTTCAGTTGTATGTGAAGTTTTTGCTCAGAAGGAAAGCATAGTATTTGAACATTACTCAATTGCCCAGGGTATGTATGAGACTAATATTTCTTCAATGATCCAGGATGACACCGGCTTTCTGTGGTTTGGTACGCATAGTGGTCTTGAAAAATTTGATGGTCACAATTTCACTAATTATAAAAACGATCCTGATGATACTAATAGTATTGATAATGCTATCGTGAATACATTATACGAAGATTCAGAAGGATATATTTGGTTAGGTACAAGAAACGGACTCGATAAATTTAATTACAAAACTGGTAGCTTCGCTCACTACCAACCAAATCCAGATGAACCGAAATCTAAACTGACAAATAATGTAGTATCAATTTATGAAGATGATGACAACAACATGCTCTGGATTGGGGCACTTGATGGATTACACAAATTCAATAAACTATCTGGCAGATTTATTAAAGTTCCTCTTGATGACAATATTTCCAATTATAGCAACAACCAATTCATAAATGTAATATTTAAAGATATTTCAGGATTCTTTTGGTTCGGTACAAGTAATGGCCTTTATAGGTTAAATAAAACATCAGAAAAGTTTGAACATTTCTGGTGTGACTCAATGGATGGCTCCTTTTCATCTGATTATTATGTTAATACTGTTTTTGAAGATAAGGCTGGTTTTTTTTGGTTGGGGACACAAAATGGCCTGGTAAAATTTGATCCTAAAACATTTTCTTCTATCCGGTATCTTAATGGAGAAGGTAATTCAATCAAATCAATATGTGAAGACGAATATGGAACTCTTTGGATTGGAACAAGTGAAAAAGGCCTTTATACATTTGATAAAGTTAAGTTAATAATCTCCAGGTACACTCATAATGCTGAAGAACGCAGCAGCATAAGCAGTAATTTAATAACATCGGTTTACAGAGAGCGATCCGGTACGATCTGGGTAACTACATTCATAGGCGGAGTTAATAAAATAAATCGTGTAAAGATGCCGTTCAAAAAATATCCTGTCGAAGGTGTTACACAAATTATAAAAGGTAGCAAGGATAAAATCTGGATAAGCACAACAGAGGGTTGGAAAATATTTTATCCGAAAGATGAAAAGATTATATCATATTCCTTTGGCTCGGATTATTTGGTCGAAGAAGAAAAATCGGGAGATTTATGGATAGGTAAATCCTCTGGGGGTATTTACAAGCGCGATGCAAATGGAAGGATAACAAATTTTTATAGTTCTTCGCCAAAAGAATTTACTAAACCTATTTCCTGTTTCTTAAAAGATTCAGAAGGTAGAATTTGGCTTGGAACTAAAAAAGGGGAAGGCGGGATTTATAAAATTGAACCAGATCAAAATCGTGTTATAAAGGTTTTGCAACTTAATGGCAACATCAAAGATTTATATATGGATGATTTAGGAGTTTTATGGATCGCAACTTTCGAACGCGGTCTGTTTTGTTTTGATCCTGTAAAAAACATTATTACCAAAAATTATTCTTCGCACTCCCAAAATTTATATAGAACAAAAGGTCGTACTTATTTTGAAATAGTACCTGATAAAAGAGATCTATTGTGGATTGCCACAGAAAAAGGATTGTGCAAATATGACAGATTAAAAGATAGTCTTACTTATTACACTGAGAAAGATGGGTTACCGCACGAGCTAATTTTTTCAATGCTTATAGATAGCAATGGTGATCTCTGGCTGATTACAATGAAGACGATATCAAAATTTGATACGAAGACAAACAAATTTCAGAATTATGACGTATCGTATGGAGTACCAGAAAACGGTTTAAGTTATATTTATGGATGTAAAACTGAAAATGGTGAAATGTATTTCGGGTATCCTGCTGGTATTATCAGGTTCCATCCCGATAGCATTAAAATCAATCCATACATACCTCCCGTTGTAATTACTGCCGTAAAAAAACTTGATAAATCTGTTCCGATTGAAGAAGAAATTCAGTTATCGTACGATGAAAACTTTTTGTCATTTGAATTTGTCGCTTTGAGTTACTTAAGTCAGGAGAGAAACCAATATGCTTATATGATGGAAGGAATTGATACTGGCTGGGTTTACTCGGGTAATAGAAAGTTTGCATCATATCCCAATCTTCCTCCCGGCGAATATATTTTCAGAGTTAAAGGATCAAACAATGACGGTGTTTGGAATGAAGCAGGCACTTCAATAGCCATATTTATTTCTCCACCCTGGTGGAGAACATGGTGGGCTTATTCGTTCTATGCTTTTTGTTTCATCTTTTCATTATATGCATTAAGACGTTATGAGATGAACAGAATATCGTATAAGAATCAGGTAAAAGTTAATCAAGCCGTACTGGATGAAAAAGAAGAAACAGAAAAAATGAAATCACGTTTCTTTGCTAATATATCTCATGAATTCAGAACACCGCTTACTTTAATACTTGGTCCCGCCGAAAAGATCAATTCAAATGTTTCAACTAACGTAGTTAAAGATGCCAAAACTATTAAAAGAAATGCTCAACGATTACTTCAGCTTGTAAATCAATTGTTGGATCTTTCAAGATTGGAAGCAGGGAAGTACAAGTTGAAAGCTTCAAAAGGAAATATTGCTTCTTTTGTAAAGGGAATTACGTTATCGTTTGAATCACTATCCGAATCAAAAGCTATAACATTAAAGCTGCAGACAGAAAAAGACCATATTGAACTTTACTTTGACAAAGAAAAGATGATCAAAATTCTCTCAAACATTCTGTCAAACGCATTTAAGTTCACACCGGAGGAAGGAAAGATTACAGTTTCATTAAGAGAGTGTCATTCCGAACTTGGTTCGGAATCCCTGTCAGTTAATAAGATGCTGAATCAAGTTCAGCATGACAATACAAAAGCGTTTGTTGAAATAAAAATAAAAGACACCGGAATAGGTATTCCCCAGGAGGATATACCAAAATTATTTGACAGGTTTTACCAGGTAGATAGTTCGCTGACTAAGGAATATGAAGGCACTGGCATTGGCTTAGCTTTAACAAAAGAGTTAGTTGAGCTACATCATGGAAGCATCAGTGTAGAAAGTAAAATTGGAGAATGGACAGAATTTACAATAAACTTTCCTGCGGGCAGAGATCATCTAAAAGATGAAGAGATTATTGAAGAAATAGAAATAAAAACGGATGTCATTCTGAATCCCGATGAAATCGGGATGAAGAATCTCACCCTTCAAAACCCAACCGTGACTAATAAAAAAGAAGATTCTCTGCGAGTTACTCAGAATGACGGTGAAGATAAAACCATCATCTTAATCGTTGAGGACAATTATGATATGAGAGAGTACATTAAAGATTCCCTTGATCCAGGTTACCAAATTGAAGAAGCGATAAATGGCGAACAGGGAGTAAGTAAAGCAGAAAAGATTATTCCCGATCTTATCATTTCAGATATGATGATGCCAAAAATGGATGGTCATGAGCTGACAAGGATTTTAAAGAACAATGAAAAAACCAGTCATATCCCGATCATTTTGTTAACTGCAAAATCGGGTCAGGAAAATAAAATTGAAGGATTAGAAACAGGTGCTGATGATTATCTTACAAAACCTTTTGATCTGAAAGAACTACGGATAAGAGTAAAAAATTTAATTGCGATAAGAATAAAGCTGCAGGAAAAGTATGCTAAATTGGAAACTTATCCTCAGGGAATTGAAAATAAAAAACTAAGCAGCATAGATGAAGAATTTATGAGAAGAGTGATTACTGTAATTGAAAATCATTTATCTGATGAAGATTTCAGCACCGAAGAATTTGGTGAAGAACTTGGAATGAGCAGGATGCAGGTGCATAGAAAATTAAAAGCGCTGACAGGAAAATCAGCAATTCAGTATATTAAGACATTTAAGCTTGATAAAGCAAGAAAGATGATTAAGGAAAAAAGCGGAAATATTTCTGAGATTGCATATTCATTAGGCTTTGGAAGTCCTGCTTATTTTACAAAATGTTTCAAAGAAGAATTTGGCTACCCTCCCAGTGAAATATCAGAGTAA
- a CDS encoding T9SS type A sorting domain-containing protein, which yields MKIFAGTYFSVFLSTNNGSDWTSINAGLNRSVYSLASSANETSGTNLFAGTFLGGVYLSTNNGTNWTEVNSGLSYENDYIYSLAILDQYIFAGTLHLNGGVWRRPLSEMVTSIENDIENYPAQFLLEQNYPNPFNPSTKIRYTIPNVIASETKQSQFVSLKIYDVLGKEVAGLVDEYKTAGEYEVKFNASQLPSGTYFYQLKAGEFTAVKKMILLK from the coding sequence ATGAAAATCTTTGCCGGAACGTATTTCTCTGTCTTTTTATCGACCAACAATGGATCAGATTGGACTAGTATAAATGCAGGATTGAATAGGAGTGTTTACTCACTAGCAAGCAGTGCCAACGAAACGAGTGGAACTAATCTCTTTGCAGGTACCTTTCTTGGTGGTGTTTATCTCTCAACAAATAACGGAACAAACTGGACAGAAGTCAATTCAGGTCTCTCTTATGAAAATGATTATATCTATTCACTTGCAATATTGGATCAATACATCTTCGCTGGAACACTTCACCTAAATGGTGGTGTTTGGAGACGACCACTATCAGAAATGGTTACGTCCATAGAAAATGATATTGAAAATTATCCAGCTCAATTCTTACTTGAACAAAATTACCCTAATCCATTTAATCCAAGTACGAAAATCAGATACACAATACCGAATGTCATTGCGAGTGAAACGAAGCAATCTCAATTTGTCAGTTTAAAAATTTATGATGTATTGGGTAAAGAAGTAGCAGGATTGGTAGATGAGTATAAAACAGCAGGTGAGTATGAGGTTAAATTTAATGCTTCACAGCTACCAAGCGGAACGTATTTTTATCAGTTGAAAGCAGGAGAATTTACAGCTGTGAAGAAAATGATTTTACTGAAATGA
- a CDS encoding T9SS type A sorting domain-containing protein, producing MKNLITTFFLVITSVYIIPQTELPTETSVLFSGSGNCILCHNSNGSAMTWNGIDVSPITYWRSTMMGNASKDPLWRAMVAEEVHNFPQHQELIESTCLKCHSPMGYTQAIYNGQTGYSMAELKQDPLANDGVSCTACHQIKPDNFGTQQSYSGNYIIEADSILYGPYENSDTTLMWAIIGYKSQFSPHVNQSELCATCHTLFTPTMDAQGNIIGSFPEQTPYIEWKNSVYPSQNIQCQDCHMPKIYDPILISGMGNFPPRTPFWRHTFVGGNFYMQNLLKNNIDSLGLTAEPEHFDSTISRTEYSLKEQSVELTASTSYQNDLLEVKLYIKNLTGHKIPTGIPFRRMWIHLKVEQGISNVIFESGEWDATGKIINYNSDYEPHYDLIDSENQVQVYEGVFINDEQQVTYTLLRAAEYIKDNRLPPVGFITTHPSYDSIKIVGNANDDPNFNRYGTYQGGTGGDSVTYLIPTLPNTEYQITVEVCYQTVKTQLVDHIRTINNGDINRFVSMYDALPNIPFIMKQEVLEIVTNVNDEKKSISDFHLEQNYPNPFNPSTKIKYTIPASSLNPFSKGKGTFVTLKVYDILGNEVATLVNEEQQTGGYEIEFAAEGLTSGIYFYKLQAGSFSETKKMILLR from the coding sequence ATGAAAAATCTGATTACTACTTTTTTCTTAGTTATAACCTCTGTTTATATAATCCCACAGACAGAATTACCAACTGAAACTTCAGTCTTATTCAGCGGTTCGGGGAATTGCATACTTTGTCACAACAGTAATGGAAGTGCAATGACATGGAATGGGATAGATGTCTCTCCAATTACTTACTGGCGCTCGACGATGATGGGAAATGCAAGCAAAGACCCATTGTGGAGAGCGATGGTAGCAGAAGAAGTTCATAACTTTCCTCAGCACCAGGAGCTAATAGAAAGTACCTGTCTGAAATGTCATTCGCCAATGGGATATACTCAAGCTATTTACAACGGACAGACTGGTTACTCAATGGCTGAATTAAAGCAAGATCCTCTGGCAAATGATGGAGTAAGCTGTACTGCTTGTCATCAGATAAAACCGGATAATTTCGGAACGCAGCAGTCTTATTCCGGAAATTATATCATTGAAGCTGACAGCATTTTATATGGACCTTATGAAAACTCAGATACAACTTTAATGTGGGCGATTATCGGTTACAAATCACAATTCAGTCCGCATGTAAATCAATCTGAACTTTGTGCAACGTGTCATACTTTATTTACACCAACGATGGATGCACAGGGAAATATTATCGGAAGTTTTCCTGAACAAACACCCTACATCGAATGGAAGAACAGTGTTTATCCATCGCAGAACATTCAATGCCAGGATTGTCATATGCCGAAGATTTATGACCCGATATTAATTTCGGGAATGGGAAACTTCCCTCCCAGAACTCCATTCTGGCGGCACACTTTTGTCGGTGGGAATTTTTATATGCAGAATCTTTTGAAGAATAATATTGATTCGCTTGGTCTTACAGCAGAGCCAGAGCATTTTGATTCAACTATTTCCAGAACTGAATACAGTTTGAAAGAACAATCTGTTGAACTGACAGCATCAACGAGTTATCAAAATGATTTGTTGGAAGTAAAGTTGTATATCAAAAATCTAACCGGACATAAAATACCAACAGGAATTCCCTTCAGAAGAATGTGGATTCATCTTAAAGTTGAACAGGGAATTAGTAATGTCATTTTCGAATCTGGTGAATGGGACGCAACTGGTAAAATAATTAATTACAATTCTGATTATGAACCGCATTATGATTTGATTGATTCGGAAAATCAAGTCCAGGTTTATGAAGGAGTTTTCATTAACGATGAGCAGCAGGTTACATATACTTTGTTAAGAGCGGCTGAATATATAAAAGATAATCGCTTACCTCCAGTTGGTTTTATAACGACTCATCCAAGTTATGATTCAATAAAGATAGTTGGTAATGCAAATGACGATCCTAATTTTAACAGATATGGTACCTATCAGGGGGGAACTGGAGGTGACAGTGTTACATATTTAATACCTACTCTACCAAATACTGAATACCAAATAACCGTTGAAGTTTGTTATCAAACTGTAAAAACACAATTGGTTGATCATATCAGAACAATTAACAATGGAGATATTAACAGGTTTGTAAGTATGTACGATGCTTTACCAAACATTCCATTTATTATGAAGCAGGAAGTACTTGAAATTGTTACTAATGTTAATGATGAAAAAAAATCAATTAGTGATTTTCATCTTGAGCAGAATTATCCAAATCCGTTTAATCCGAGCACGAAAATAAAATACACAATACCGGCCTCATCCCTAAATCCCTTCTCCAAAGGAAAAGGGACTTTCGTAACACTAAAAGTTTACGATATACTCGGCAATGAAGTTGCAACGCTTGTTAATGAAGAACAACAGACAGGAGGTTATGAAATTGAATTTGCGGCTGAAGGATTAACGAGCGGAATATATTTCTATAAGCTTCAAGCAGGCAGTTTTTCAGAAACTAAGAAAATGATCCTCCTACGCTAA
- a CDS encoding response regulator transcription factor: MKSSTDVIIIEDNELLRDSLKEAISKSGQISCKHSFGSGEAALDFIGKEELVPDIILLDIGLPGMNGIEVIPELRKLSPSSKIIIITIHDDDENVFNAICAGASGYLLKDLSSEKIVASISEVMNGGAPMNSHIAKKVLNMFRDQNVKSDGYDLSDREKEILSLLVEGLSKKQIAEKIFLSHHTVDSHLRNIYAKLEVHSRSSAISKAIKEKLL, translated from the coding sequence ATGAAATCATCAACCGATGTAATTATTATTGAAGATAATGAGCTGTTAAGAGATTCGCTTAAGGAGGCTATCAGTAAGAGCGGTCAGATCAGTTGCAAGCATTCGTTTGGTTCTGGTGAAGCCGCTCTTGATTTTATTGGAAAGGAAGAATTAGTCCCCGATATTATTCTGCTCGATATTGGTCTTCCGGGTATGAACGGCATTGAAGTAATACCTGAGCTCAGAAAATTATCCCCATCCTCTAAAATAATTATCATAACTATTCACGATGATGATGAAAACGTATTTAATGCGATTTGTGCCGGTGCTTCCGGTTACCTTCTGAAAGATCTGTCATCGGAAAAAATTGTTGCATCAATTAGCGAAGTAATGAACGGCGGCGCACCAATGAATTCGCACATTGCGAAAAAAGTGTTAAATATGTTCAGGGACCAAAACGTAAAATCTGATGGCTATGATCTTTCTGATAGAGAAAAAGAAATACTAAGTCTCTTAGTCGAAGGCTTAAGTAAAAAACAAATTGCTGAAAAAATATTTCTCAGTCACCATACGGTTGACTCTCACCTTCGTAACATCTATGCAAAGTTGGAAGTCCATTCGCGTAGCAGCGCAATCTCCAAAGCAATAAAAGAAAAACTTCTCTAA
- a CDS encoding T9SS type A sorting domain-containing protein: protein MNWTAVNSGLTELYITGLIISGSNIFAGTLDDGVFRSTNYGTTWVQSGLAFTQVYELHNSGSNIYAGTLNGVFHSADNGVNWTQLGLTGSGIWSLLASNSDLFASNSEGVFHSTDNGSNWTEASTGLIHLSIPSIIQVNQNLFAGTGGGGVFRSSDNGQSWIKVNNGLTERSIELLASYNSYLFANITYGHLFRSSDNGNTWNNVNPGFGWTVTAFGSIGDKLFAGDFDGGFFNSTNNGINWVEGSPLFAGFKVFAVSGTNLYAGTPGGGVFLSTNEGTSWTGINNGLTHHYITSLIFSGTNLFAGTLGGGIFLSTNNGTTWNGVNNGITSFDINCLTVSGTNLFAGTREGGVFLSTDNGVNWNAVNEGLPHLNINSLLVSGVYFFAGLNNGAVWKRPLSEITTPVELNSFSVFVNDDNVELSWITSTETNNQGFEILRSAQNDSEIWERIGFVDGHGTTTETQVYSFIDKNLITGKYNYRLKQIDYDGTFEYSNVIEVEVTSPSTFSLEQNYPNPFNPSTKIRYTIPSVIASETKQSQFVSLKIYDVLGNEIATLVDENKPAGSYEVEFNASQLPSGTYFYQLKAGSFLETKKMILLR from the coding sequence ATGAATTGGACTGCAGTAAACTCTGGTCTAACTGAACTCTATATCACCGGACTAATTATCTCTGGGTCTAACATTTTTGCTGGAACACTTGATGACGGTGTATTTCGTTCAACAAATTACGGCACAACCTGGGTACAATCTGGTTTAGCATTTACTCAGGTTTATGAACTGCATAATTCAGGTTCAAATATTTATGCCGGTACTCTTAATGGTGTATTTCATTCTGCTGACAATGGTGTAAATTGGACTCAGTTGGGTTTAACTGGAAGTGGTATCTGGTCTTTACTGGCTTCGAACTCAGATTTATTTGCAAGCAATTCTGAAGGTGTCTTTCACTCCACAGATAATGGCAGCAACTGGACTGAAGCAAGTACCGGCTTGATTCATTTAAGTATTCCCTCAATTATTCAAGTAAATCAAAATCTTTTTGCGGGAACCGGAGGTGGCGGCGTTTTCCGCTCTTCTGATAACGGACAAAGCTGGATAAAAGTTAATAATGGACTTACAGAGCGATCAATCGAATTGCTGGCAAGTTATAATTCATACCTTTTTGCAAATATAACCTACGGCCACCTTTTTCGTTCTTCAGACAATGGTAATACCTGGAATAATGTGAATCCCGGCTTTGGCTGGACAGTGACTGCCTTTGGATCAATAGGCGATAAGCTATTCGCGGGCGACTTTGATGGAGGATTTTTTAACTCAACAAATAATGGTATCAACTGGGTCGAGGGTAGTCCTTTATTTGCTGGTTTTAAAGTTTTTGCTGTTTCCGGTACGAATCTATATGCTGGCACCCCCGGTGGAGGTGTTTTCCTGAGTACAAATGAGGGGACAAGCTGGACAGGAATTAATAATGGACTGACTCACCATTATATAACTTCGCTTATTTTTTCAGGTACGAATCTTTTTGCAGGTACACTTGGGGGAGGTATTTTTCTCAGCACCAATAACGGTACAACCTGGAATGGAGTTAATAATGGAATAACCAGTTTCGATATCAATTGTCTCACAGTTTCGGGTACGAATCTGTTTGCCGGTACCAGAGAAGGCGGAGTATTTTTGTCAACTGATAACGGTGTTAACTGGAATGCTGTAAATGAAGGATTACCTCACTTAAATATCAATTCTCTTTTAGTATCGGGAGTATACTTCTTTGCTGGGCTTAATAATGGAGCTGTTTGGAAAAGACCATTGAGCGAAATAACAACACCCGTTGAATTAAATTCATTTTCGGTATTCGTGAACGATGATAATGTTGAACTAAGCTGGATAACATCAACAGAAACGAACAACCAGGGTTTTGAGATTCTTCGCTCTGCTCAGAATGACAGCGAAATTTGGGAAAGAATAGGATTTGTTGACGGACACGGAACAACGACAGAAACACAAGTCTATTCTTTCATAGATAAAAATTTAATTACTGGTAAATACAACTACAGATTAAAACAAATAGACTATGATGGGACATTTGAATACTCGAATGTAATAGAAGTTGAAGTAACATCTCCATCAACTTTTTCACTTGAACAGAACTATCCCAACCCGTTTAATCCATCAACAAAAATTCGTTATACAATACCATCAGTCATTGCGAGTGAAACGAAGCAATCTCAATTTGTCAGTTTAAAAATTTATGATGTATTGGGAAACGAAATTGCCACACTTGTAGATGAAAACAAACCAGCAGGAAGCTATGAGGTTGAATTTAATGCTTCTCAGCTACCAAGCGGAACGTATTTCTATCAGCTAAAAGCAGGTTCATTCCTTGAAACGAAGAAAATGATCCTCCTACGCTAA
- a CDS encoding T9SS type A sorting domain-containing protein, whose product MKTVLSLLLILSLNAVVTAQWQQIISGLPSSSVYGLDTDEQYIYAGTSSSGVYRSSNKGNNWIAANSGLPASNAWEVNSINDTLFVGFFGPGAYRSADYGITWDTLLIGQLSSSVRSFISLNNFLFAATWGSGIFRSSDGGDNWTPINNGLNHQTFWDIFSIGDTLLAAGPGAGIYRSTDNGNNWVQSNDGLTDLVAYRICSSNNHIFIGTAYSGVFRSSDFGKSWSQVGLSGNTIYAFLSYGTFLFAGTSNTGVFISTDSGNTWEEFNNGNIAGQVVEIVTDSTYLYAATLGGGVYRYDVNNITSVNNSDLEIPASFELKQNFPNPFNPSTSIQYQISSISQVILKVYDVLGNEVATLVNEEQSAGSYEVDFDASGLSSGMYFYKIQAGSFTETKKMLLLK is encoded by the coding sequence GTGAAAACTGTTTTATCTCTATTACTTATTTTATCTCTCAATGCTGTGGTAACTGCACAATGGCAGCAAATCATTTCCGGATTACCAAGCTCTTCAGTCTATGGACTGGATACAGACGAACAGTACATTTATGCGGGCACCAGCAGTTCCGGAGTGTATCGTTCATCAAATAAAGGAAACAATTGGATTGCTGCTAATAGTGGATTACCAGCTTCAAATGCCTGGGAAGTTAATTCAATCAACGATACTCTGTTCGTGGGATTTTTTGGTCCCGGCGCATATCGTTCAGCTGACTACGGAATTACATGGGATACTCTTTTAATCGGGCAACTGAGTAGCTCTGTCCGGAGTTTTATCTCTCTTAATAATTTTCTATTTGCAGCAACCTGGGGAAGTGGAATTTTCCGATCTTCCGATGGAGGTGATAATTGGACTCCAATAAATAATGGATTAAATCACCAAACATTTTGGGATATTTTCTCTATCGGAGATACTTTGCTCGCTGCAGGTCCGGGTGCAGGGATATATCGCTCCACTGACAATGGTAATAACTGGGTTCAATCAAATGATGGATTAACAGATTTAGTAGCTTACAGAATTTGTTCATCAAATAATCACATCTTCATTGGAACTGCATACAGTGGAGTGTTTCGTTCCTCCGATTTTGGTAAAAGCTGGTCTCAGGTAGGACTGAGCGGCAATACCATTTATGCTTTTTTATCGTATGGCACTTTTCTTTTCGCTGGCACTAGTAATACAGGGGTTTTTATTTCAACAGATTCCGGAAATACCTGGGAAGAATTTAATAATGGCAATATAGCAGGACAGGTGGTTGAGATAGTAACAGATAGTACTTACTTGTATGCTGCGACGCTTGGTGGCGGCGTTTATCGCTACGACGTAAATAATATCACTTCAGTTAACAACTCCGATTTAGAAATACCAGCTTCATTTGAATTAAAGCAAAACTTTCCTAATCCATTTAATCCTTCAACCAGTATCCAGTATCAAATATCTAGTATCTCGCAAGTGATTCTTAAAGTTTATGATGTTCTTGGAAACGAAGTTGCAACTTTAGTCAACGAGGAACAATCCGCTGGAAGTTATGAAGTAGATTTTGATGCTTCAGGATTATCAAGCGGAATGTATTTCTATAAAATACAAGCCGGATCATTTACTGAAACAAAAAAAATGTTACTGTTGAAATAA